The stretch of DNA GGGGCGGATGGAGGCATCGTCAACATTCCCGCCGCCCTGATCGTGCTGCTCGTCACTATCGTCCTTGTTATTGGAATCAAAGAGAGCGCGCGGGCGACGGGTATCATTGTCATGATCAAGCTGGCCGTCATCTTGTTTTTCATCGCCGTCGGAGCCCCGGCGGTCAACCCGGAGAATTGGACTCCGTTCATGCCGCAAGGATTTGCCGGCGTACAGTCTGCAGCTGCCATCATCTTTTTCGCTTATATCGGGTTCGATGCAGTCTCCACGGCGGCAGAGGAGGCCCGCAATCCCCAGCGTGACGTCCCGCTAGGCATTATCGGTTCATTGCTGGTCTGCACCGTCTTGTACATCTCCGTCGCCGCGGTACTCACTGGGCTCATTCCGTCCAGCAAGATCGATATCCATGCACCAGTCGCCGAAGCGTTGAGCCTGGTCGGCTTTAAGTGGGGTGCCGCTATCGTCGCCATCGGCGCCGTCGCCGGCATCACAAGCGTCTTGGTCGTGATGATGCTTGGGCAAATCCGTGTGTTCTTTGCTATGTCGCGCGACCGTCTGCTCGGACCATGGCTGTCCAAAGTTCATCCTAGCTTCGGAACCCCGCACCGGGCCACGATCCTCACCGGCGTCGCGGTCGCAGTGTTGGCTGCACTGATTCCGATCGGGGACGCGGCGGACCTGACCAATATCGGAACCTTCTTCGCTTTCGTCCTGGTCTGCCTTGGTGTGATGATCCTTCGGTACACCAAACCGAACCAGCCTCGCCCATTTCGCCTTCCCTTTATGCCGTTTGTTCCGATCTTGGGGATGCTCGCCTGCCTCGGTCTCATGACAGCCCTGCCTCAACTGACCTGGATTCGCTTTGTCGCCTGGACGATCGTAGGAATCCTGGTTTATCTGTTCTACGGGTTAAAACACAGCAGACTTGCCGAACCGGCACCTGCAACCGGCTCATCGAGTGTTCACTAACGGGAAAAGCGAAAGATACTAAGTGGATTCGCCGGTGGATGGAACTGTAGGGGTCGAGGCTGCAGCTGGCTGGGCCTCAGGAGGCGCACTCGGCTGAGCAGCCGCGGCAGGCTTCGGGGGAGCA from Nitrospiraceae bacterium encodes:
- a CDS encoding amino acid permease produces the protein MGNHVLDQAGSTAIPSRAEGSVINRLFRTKPIPQILADAEHPDHRLRKTLTAWDLTCLGIGAIIGTGIFVLIGTAVVGDSHRPGAGPGIILSFILSGVTCALAALCYAEFSAMIPVAGSAYTYSYATLGEFLAWLTGWNLILEYGVACVAVAIGWSGYFNNLLKLAGLELPYWATHAPGGADGGIVNIPAALIVLLVTIVLVIGIKESARATGIIVMIKLAVILFFIAVGAPAVNPENWTPFMPQGFAGVQSAAAIIFFAYIGFDAVSTAAEEARNPQRDVPLGIIGSLLVCTVLYISVAAVLTGLIPSSKIDIHAPVAEALSLVGFKWGAAIVAIGAVAGITSVLVVMMLGQIRVFFAMSRDRLLGPWLSKVHPSFGTPHRATILTGVAVAVLAALIPIGDAADLTNIGTFFAFVLVCLGVMILRYTKPNQPRPFRLPFMPFVPILGMLACLGLMTALPQLTWIRFVAWTIVGILVYLFYGLKHSRLAEPAPATGSSSVH